A window from Flavobacterium sp. 83 encodes these proteins:
- a CDS encoding 3-oxoacid CoA-transferase has protein sequence MKQVPIIDLHTAAKMVKEGDTLLQGGFGMTGNPVHLMHALAEIGTKNLTFIGNNTGEAGLGGGRLLRNGQLKKMIGSFFTSNPDAVKAAQTGQVAYELLPQGTLAEAIRAGGAGIGGFYTPTSAGTLIAEGRETKIIDDVEQVFIKGIRGNVAFIRAWRADTAGNLQYRMTENNFNKAMATAADLVIAEVEEIVPVGEILPEFVHTQGCFVDYLVEAKITLEDLGSSASVSTSKKVDESRMNMAKRALEELKKGDVVNLGIGIPTLVADLITDAHGIILHTENGMLGVGPVPTDGGGAMDYPVNAGKIPVTALKGSSYFDSADSFAMIRGGHVDTAIMGGLEVDEFANLANWAVPGKPLLGVGGAMDLAKGAKRLIITMTHSNPDGSSKVVPKCILPLTASNVVDLVITDLAVFSFDEGKLTLIEIMHGSSLEEVRAKTSAKFIEKLN, from the coding sequence ATGAAACAAGTCCCTATTATAGATTTACATACCGCTGCCAAAATGGTAAAAGAAGGTGATACACTACTGCAAGGTGGTTTTGGAATGACAGGAAATCCTGTTCACTTAATGCATGCGTTGGCAGAAATTGGTACAAAAAACTTAACTTTTATTGGCAATAATACTGGTGAAGCCGGTCTCGGAGGCGGACGTTTATTGCGGAATGGACAACTTAAAAAGATGATTGGTTCCTTTTTTACTTCCAATCCAGATGCAGTAAAAGCAGCACAAACGGGTCAGGTCGCATATGAACTTTTGCCTCAAGGAACGCTAGCCGAAGCGATTAGAGCGGGTGGAGCAGGAATAGGCGGTTTTTATACCCCAACATCCGCTGGAACATTAATTGCCGAGGGTAGAGAAACCAAAATAATTGATGATGTTGAGCAGGTTTTTATTAAAGGAATTCGAGGGAATGTAGCCTTTATTCGGGCTTGGAGAGCGGATACAGCAGGGAACTTACAATACCGTATGACCGAAAATAATTTCAATAAAGCGATGGCAACTGCCGCTGATTTGGTTATTGCCGAAGTCGAAGAAATTGTTCCCGTAGGTGAAATTTTGCCTGAATTTGTTCATACACAGGGTTGCTTTGTAGATTATTTGGTCGAAGCCAAAATTACTTTGGAGGACTTAGGAAGTTCTGCTTCGGTTTCGACTTCTAAAAAGGTGGATGAAAGCCGAATGAATATGGCGAAACGTGCCTTGGAAGAATTGAAAAAAGGAGATGTGGTGAATTTAGGCATAGGAATACCAACATTAGTTGCTGATTTGATAACTGATGCTCATGGTATTATCCTGCATACCGAAAACGGAATGTTAGGCGTAGGACCAGTTCCAACTGACGGTGGCGGTGCTATGGATTATCCAGTAAATGCAGGTAAAATTCCTGTTACTGCACTTAAAGGAAGTAGCTATTTTGATAGTGCCGATTCCTTTGCTATGATTCGTGGTGGGCATGTGGATACTGCTATTATGGGTGGTTTAGAAGTAGACGAATTTGCCAATTTGGCCAATTGGGCTGTCCCTGGAAAACCGTTATTGGGTGTTGGAGGTGCAATGGATTTGGCCAAAGGAGCTAAAAGATTAATTATCACCATGACGCATTCAAATCCTGATGGTTCTTCGAAGGTTGTACCAAAATGTATTTTACCGCTTACTGCTTCGAATGTTGTGGATTTAGTTATCACGGACTTAGCCGTTTTTTCTTTTGATGAAGGAAAACTAACCTTAATCGAAATTATGCATGGCAGTTCATTAGAAGAGGTACGAGCCAAAACGAGTGCGAAATTTATTGAAAAATTAAACTAG
- the pcaF gene encoding 3-oxoadipyl-CoA thiolase, translating into MNQSYIIDAIRTPIGSFGGSLSAVRADDLAALTIQELVKRNPNIPVEMIDEVILGNHNQAGEDNRNVARMATLLAGLPFTVPAQTVNRLCASGMSAVIDASRSIQVGDADIMIAGGMEHMTRSPWVISKTSKPFGNDAKMFDSSFGWRFVNPKMEAMYGTDAMGITAENLVEMYDISREDQDLFAYNSQQKAFAAQQNGRFDEEIIAVELIDKKGIVTLFSKDEFIKGNTSLEKLATLRAAFKKEGSVTAGNAAGLNDGSAALFLASEKAIKQYNLKPLARIVSSAMVGVEPRIMGIGPVGATQKALQKAGLTLDEIDIIELNEAFAAQALACTRALGLADNDARVNPNGGAIALGHPLGMSGTRLIQTAAIELQKQNKKYALCTMCIGVGMGYAVIIENINVK; encoded by the coding sequence ATGAATCAATCCTATATCATAGATGCAATTCGAACACCAATAGGAAGTTTTGGAGGAAGTCTATCTGCTGTAAGAGCGGATGATTTGGCAGCATTAACAATCCAAGAATTAGTAAAAAGAAACCCGAATATTCCTGTTGAAATGATTGACGAGGTGATTTTGGGAAACCATAATCAGGCTGGAGAAGACAATAGAAATGTAGCTCGAATGGCAACATTATTAGCAGGATTACCTTTCACAGTTCCGGCTCAAACGGTCAATCGCCTTTGCGCTTCAGGGATGTCAGCGGTTATAGATGCTTCACGAAGTATTCAGGTGGGGGATGCCGATATTATGATCGCAGGAGGAATGGAGCATATGACGCGTAGCCCTTGGGTTATTTCTAAGACTTCGAAGCCTTTTGGGAATGATGCAAAGATGTTTGATTCGAGTTTTGGATGGCGTTTTGTAAACCCAAAAATGGAAGCCATGTATGGTACAGATGCAATGGGAATTACTGCAGAGAATTTGGTCGAAATGTATGACATAAGTCGAGAAGATCAAGATTTATTCGCCTATAATTCACAACAAAAAGCTTTCGCTGCACAACAAAACGGACGATTTGATGAAGAAATAATTGCAGTGGAACTGATAGATAAAAAAGGGATTGTTACCTTATTTTCTAAAGATGAATTTATAAAGGGTAATACCTCTCTAGAAAAGCTGGCGACTTTAAGAGCTGCTTTCAAGAAAGAAGGAAGTGTAACTGCCGGTAATGCTGCAGGTCTTAATGACGGTTCAGCGGCATTATTTTTAGCTTCTGAAAAAGCCATTAAGCAATACAATCTAAAACCATTAGCCAGAATTGTCTCTTCGGCAATGGTTGGTGTAGAACCTAGAATAATGGGAATAGGGCCTGTAGGAGCTACCCAAAAAGCACTTCAAAAAGCGGGTTTAACATTAGACGAAATAGATATTATAGAACTAAATGAAGCCTTTGCAGCCCAAGCTTTGGCTTGTACAAGAGCACTAGGATTAGCAGATAATGATGCAAGAGTAAATCCAAACGGTGGCGCCATTGCACTCGGACACCCGTTAGGAATGTCAGGAACCCGTTTAATTCAAACTGCAGCTATCGAGCTTCAAAAACAAAATAAAAAATATGCCTTATGCACCATGTGTATTGGTGTGGGAATGGGGTATGCCGTAATTATCGAAAATATAAATGTAAAATAG